A stretch of the Romboutsia lituseburensis genome encodes the following:
- a CDS encoding response regulator transcription factor: MKRIFFVEDDLNLINGLSFAIKKQGYEIDIARTSIEAETLWINGKYDLVILDVSLPDGSGYDLCKKIRKVSKVPIMFLTAADEETDIIMGLDIGGDDYITKPFKLAVFLSRMNALLRRSDNFNQLDTELNSNDIKVELLKREVYKKGEQLDLTASEYKLLCLFMENPDNVLSPEQILGKLWDCNENYIDGNTLTVYIRRLRTKIEDNPGQPRNIVTVRGMGYKWKTIN; the protein is encoded by the coding sequence AATAAATGGTTTATCTTTTGCTATCAAAAAGCAAGGATATGAAATAGATATTGCTCGTACGAGTATTGAAGCAGAAACATTATGGATAAATGGAAAATATGATTTAGTAATTTTAGATGTATCACTTCCAGATGGATCCGGATATGATTTATGTAAAAAAATTCGTAAAGTATCAAAGGTACCGATTATGTTTCTTACTGCTGCTGATGAGGAAACTGATATTATAATGGGACTTGATATCGGAGGCGATGATTATATTACAAAGCCTTTCAAGTTAGCAGTTTTTTTATCGAGAATGAATGCATTGCTTCGTAGAAGCGATAATTTTAATCAATTAGATACCGAATTAAATTCTAATGATATAAAAGTAGAATTATTAAAAAGAGAAGTCTATAAAAAAGGAGAACAACTTGACTTAACAGCAAGCGAGTATAAATTACTATGCCTGTTTATGGAAAATCCAGATAATGTTCTTTCACCAGAACAAATCTTAGGAAAACTATGGGACTGCAACGAAAATTATATAGATGGCAATACCCTTACTGTATATATACGTAGGCTGCGTACAAAAATTGAAGATAACCCAGGTCAACCACGAAACATAGTGACGGTTCGAGGCATGGGATATAAATGGAAGACTATAAATTGA